Proteins co-encoded in one Nonlabens agnitus genomic window:
- a CDS encoding anhydro-N-acetylmuramic acid kinase: MKAQNYNVVGVMSGTSLDGIDLVHVNLQYSGKWSFKIIHQDCKNYSPKWKQRLQKGIELNAIDLKQLNLDYTNHLALVIKGFIEDHAIDNLLAICSHGHTISHDPANGHTLQIGNLPQLAILTGHRVVCDFRVQDVQLGGQGAPLVPIGDRLLFSDYEYCLNLGGFANVSYEQNGNRQAYDLCAVNVVLNHYAQKLGKEYDDNGAFAKAGTPQPTILKQLAALPYYDLPAPKSLGIEWVNAYIFPILDQLEDPRDVIATYTKHIAQIISQSLPDHSRVVVTGGGAYNKYLIQLIDHNRAQKLHLPAPEIIDMKEAIIFALLGVLRLRNENNCLASVTGALHDHCSGKIYTP, translated from the coding sequence ATGAAAGCACAGAACTATAACGTTGTAGGAGTCATGTCTGGCACCTCGCTGGATGGTATTGATTTAGTTCATGTTAACCTGCAGTATTCTGGCAAATGGAGCTTTAAGATCATCCATCAAGATTGTAAAAACTATAGCCCAAAGTGGAAACAAAGACTCCAGAAAGGCATCGAATTGAATGCCATCGATTTAAAACAGCTCAATCTTGATTATACCAATCATCTCGCTCTTGTAATAAAGGGGTTTATAGAAGATCATGCGATCGATAACCTTCTTGCCATTTGCTCTCACGGCCATACGATATCCCACGATCCCGCGAACGGTCACACATTACAAATAGGTAATCTACCCCAACTTGCCATACTAACCGGTCATAGAGTAGTTTGTGACTTCAGGGTTCAAGATGTTCAGTTAGGCGGTCAAGGTGCACCGTTAGTTCCTATTGGCGATCGATTGCTTTTTTCAGATTATGAATATTGCCTCAATTTGGGTGGCTTTGCAAACGTTAGCTACGAGCAAAATGGCAACCGTCAGGCGTACGATCTATGTGCCGTGAATGTCGTTTTGAACCACTATGCTCAAAAATTAGGGAAAGAGTATGATGATAATGGCGCTTTCGCGAAAGCGGGAACTCCACAACCCACGATCCTCAAACAACTGGCAGCGTTGCCCTATTACGACCTACCTGCACCTAAGTCCTTGGGAATCGAATGGGTCAATGCCTATATTTTTCCAATTCTAGATCAACTCGAAGATCCTAGGGATGTGATTGCAACCTACACAAAGCACATCGCTCAGATCATTTCTCAAAGCCTTCCAGATCACAGCCGTGTGGTGGTCACTGGTGGTGGCGCATATAATAAATATCTCATCCAGTTAATTGACCATAACAGAGCGCAAAAACTACACTTGCCAGCTCCAGAAATAATCGATATGAAAGAGGCGATAATATTTGCATTGCTGGGCGTGCTGCGATTGCGCAATGAGAACAACTGCCTTGCCAGCGTGACCGGTGCATTGCACGACCATTGCAGCGGTAAAATATATACTCCATAA
- a CDS encoding acyl-CoA dehydrogenase, whose amino-acid sequence MDFSLTEEHLMIRDAARDFAKMELLPGVIERDNLQKFPTEQVKKMGELGFLGMMADPKYGGGGMDTISYVLVMEELSKVDASASVIVSVNNSLVCWGLDTYGNEAQKEKYLTKLTSGESIGAFCLSEPEAGSDATSQKTTAIDKGDHYVLNGTKNWITNGNSADYYLVIAQTDKEKKHKGINAFIVEKGWDGFEVGVKEDKLGIRGSDTHSLIFNDVKVPKENRIGEDGFGFKFAMKTLSGGRIGIAAQALGIASGAYELARDYSKVRKAFGTEICNHQAIAFKLADMHTSIAAARHLVMKSAWDKDQGNSYDMSSAMAKLYASQVAMDVTVEAVQVHGGNGFVKEYHVERLMRDAKITQIYEGTSEIQKIVISRGLLAD is encoded by the coding sequence ATGGATTTTAGCCTTACAGAAGAGCATTTAATGATTAGGGATGCCGCCAGAGATTTTGCAAAAATGGAATTGTTGCCTGGTGTGATCGAGCGTGACAACCTACAAAAGTTCCCGACTGAACAAGTCAAGAAAATGGGCGAGCTAGGATTTCTAGGAATGATGGCAGATCCTAAGTACGGTGGTGGTGGAATGGACACTATCTCGTACGTTCTTGTAATGGAAGAGCTTTCTAAAGTTGATGCAAGTGCCTCGGTAATTGTATCAGTAAACAATTCACTTGTATGTTGGGGTCTGGATACCTATGGGAATGAAGCCCAAAAGGAAAAATACCTTACTAAACTTACCTCTGGAGAATCTATAGGTGCCTTCTGTCTATCTGAGCCAGAAGCTGGTAGTGATGCTACTTCTCAAAAAACCACTGCAATCGATAAAGGTGACCATTATGTACTGAATGGTACTAAAAACTGGATCACTAACGGTAACAGCGCCGACTATTATCTAGTCATTGCACAAACTGACAAGGAGAAAAAGCACAAAGGAATCAATGCCTTTATCGTTGAAAAAGGATGGGATGGTTTTGAAGTAGGTGTGAAGGAAGACAAGTTGGGAATACGCGGTAGCGACACACATTCATTGATTTTCAATGATGTTAAGGTTCCAAAGGAGAATAGAATAGGAGAAGACGGTTTCGGATTCAAATTTGCCATGAAGACACTTTCTGGTGGACGCATAGGTATTGCAGCACAAGCTTTAGGTATCGCCAGTGGTGCTTATGAGTTGGCTCGTGATTACAGTAAAGTGCGTAAAGCCTTTGGTACAGAGATTTGTAATCACCAAGCAATTGCTTTCAAGTTGGCAGATATGCACACCAGCATCGCCGCTGCGAGACACCTAGTTATGAAAAGTGCCTGGGATAAAGACCAAGGCAATAGTTATGATATGAGTAGCGCCATGGCCAAGCTTTACGCTTCCCAAGTGGCTATGGATGTTACTGTGGAAGCAGTGCAGGTACATGGTGGAAATGGCTTTGTAAAGGAATATCATGTAGAGCGTTTGATGCGCGACGCAAAAATCACACAGATCTATGAAGGAACCAGTGAGATCCAGAAGATAGTGATTTCGAGAGGCCTTTTAGCCGATTAA
- the galE gene encoding UDP-glucose 4-epimerase GalE, protein MKVLVTGGLGFIGSHVVVELQDRGHEVVIVDDLSNSSIKVLGQIKSITGIQTTFEKLDLRVKEDVNEFFKKHDDIENVIHFAASKAVGESVDDPLKYYENNINALVYVLQNLQSRNAKFIFSSSCTVYGQAEELPVSENAPVQPAESPYGNTKQIGEEIIRDLCKVTPDFNAIALRYFNPIGAHESAKIGELPLGTPQNLVPFITQTAIGLRDQLSVFGDDYPTTDGTAIRDYIHVVDLAKAHVVALERLNDGKNQSNMETFNIGTGTGSSVMEVVKTFEQVTGKPLNYKIVDRRAGDITAAYAQTDRANNVLGWKAQSTLKEALASAWKWEQYVRSGKF, encoded by the coding sequence ATGAAAGTATTGGTGACCGGCGGCTTAGGTTTTATAGGTTCTCACGTTGTGGTAGAATTACAAGATCGTGGACATGAAGTGGTGATTGTTGATGACTTGTCAAACAGTTCCATAAAAGTGTTGGGTCAAATCAAATCCATCACGGGAATTCAAACCACATTTGAAAAGTTGGACCTTCGCGTTAAAGAAGATGTGAATGAGTTTTTTAAAAAGCATGACGATATTGAAAACGTGATTCACTTTGCAGCTTCTAAAGCCGTAGGAGAAAGTGTCGATGATCCATTGAAGTATTATGAAAATAACATCAATGCGCTGGTTTATGTGCTTCAGAATCTACAAAGTAGGAATGCCAAATTCATCTTCAGCTCCTCTTGTACGGTTTATGGACAGGCAGAAGAATTACCGGTTTCTGAAAACGCACCAGTGCAACCAGCCGAATCGCCCTATGGCAATACCAAACAAATAGGAGAAGAGATCATTCGGGATCTGTGTAAGGTGACGCCTGATTTTAATGCGATTGCTTTGAGATATTTTAATCCTATCGGTGCTCATGAATCGGCTAAGATTGGTGAGCTGCCATTGGGAACACCACAAAACCTAGTCCCTTTTATCACTCAAACTGCTATAGGATTGAGGGATCAATTGTCTGTCTTTGGCGATGATTACCCAACGACAGATGGAACGGCTATACGCGATTATATTCATGTGGTAGATCTTGCCAAAGCTCACGTTGTTGCGTTGGAACGACTCAATGATGGCAAGAATCAATCTAACATGGAAACTTTTAATATAGGAACAGGAACTGGTTCCAGTGTGATGGAAGTCGTCAAAACCTTTGAGCAAGTGACCGGTAAACCACTCAATTACAAAATAGTTGATAGGCGAGCAGGTGATATCACCGCTGCCTATGCACAAACAGATAGGGCCAATAATGTCCTAGGCTGGAAAGCGCAATCCACATTAAAAGAAGCGTTAGCATCTGCGTGGAAATGGGAACAATACGTTAGAAGTGGTAAGTTTTAG
- a CDS encoding GAF domain-containing protein, with amino-acid sequence MEKNELKPQITSIIDSSHEPVEKMQQICDLLQKNLPTYNWVGFYMAHETEPTLHLWCQAGEPTDHTVIPFGKGICGQVAVSNENFVVDDVNAQDNYIACSIHVKSEVVIPLFKNGKNIGQIDIDSNTVAAFDESDERFLEWVNEQVATIL; translated from the coding sequence ATGGAAAAGAACGAATTAAAACCTCAAATCACCTCAATCATCGACAGTTCCCATGAACCTGTAGAAAAGATGCAACAAATCTGTGATCTATTGCAGAAAAATTTGCCCACTTACAATTGGGTAGGTTTCTATATGGCGCATGAAACAGAACCTACATTGCACCTGTGGTGCCAGGCCGGCGAACCAACGGATCATACTGTAATTCCTTTTGGAAAAGGAATTTGCGGTCAGGTTGCAGTTTCTAACGAGAATTTTGTGGTAGACGATGTCAATGCACAGGATAATTACATCGCTTGTAGCATTCACGTCAAAAGCGAGGTTGTGATTCCTTTATTCAAGAATGGGAAAAATATTGGTCAAATTGATATTGACAGCAATACCGTCGCGGCTTTTGATGAGAGCGACGAGCGTTTTCTCGAATGGGTAAATGAGCAGGTTGCGACGATTCTCTGA
- the xrtF gene encoding exosortase family protein XrtF gives MERLKPYYPVFKFVIVFGVLYILLSLAYYGYLQLEYTDYNYPDPITAAVSRQTQTILQWMGYDAQIYNAPGNPSVMLFIDDKIVFRVIEGCNAVSVMLLFAAFVIAFAKAYKKTIFFLFIGFVLIYLVNLARLISLALVYTRLPEYQTIAHDIAFPAIIYGTVILLWIYWIRKPKKA, from the coding sequence TTGGAACGTCTCAAACCTTATTACCCGGTTTTTAAATTTGTAATCGTCTTTGGCGTGCTGTACATATTGCTATCGCTTGCCTATTATGGATACCTGCAGCTGGAATATACGGACTACAATTATCCAGATCCTATCACGGCTGCCGTGAGCAGGCAAACACAAACCATTTTGCAATGGATGGGTTACGATGCCCAGATCTATAATGCACCAGGCAATCCTTCGGTGATGCTGTTTATTGATGACAAGATCGTTTTTAGGGTGATTGAAGGCTGCAATGCGGTAAGTGTGATGTTATTGTTTGCTGCTTTTGTTATCGCTTTCGCGAAAGCGTATAAAAAAACAATCTTCTTCTTATTTATAGGGTTTGTCTTGATCTATCTGGTCAACCTTGCAAGATTGATCTCCTTGGCGCTGGTGTACACGAGGTTGCCAGAATACCAGACCATTGCCCACGATATAGCGTTCCCAGCAATTATTTATGGGACCGTGATTTTACTCTGGATCTATTGGATCAGGAAACCTAAAAAGGCATGA
- a CDS encoding exosortase F system-associated membrane protein — translation MKSILRVLALVGLILLLISVRYFQEAVFYDPLDDYFHGAFQSMSFPEMNLSWLLLSNALRYLFNGLISLAILWILFRSSSYIKASLWVYLFAFVLLNLLFVVELQFEASLSKMSLFYTRRFLIHPLLLFVLIAGGYFLKTTKTHSTTGLSEPDDTL, via the coding sequence ATGAAGTCGATATTGCGCGTTCTAGCTCTGGTAGGCCTTATCCTTTTGTTGATAAGCGTACGGTATTTTCAGGAAGCGGTGTTTTATGATCCCTTAGATGATTATTTCCATGGAGCATTTCAATCCATGTCGTTTCCAGAGATGAATTTGAGCTGGCTATTGCTGTCCAATGCGTTGCGCTACCTGTTCAATGGATTGATCTCGCTGGCGATTTTATGGATCTTGTTTAGATCTTCCAGTTATATCAAAGCCAGCTTGTGGGTTTATTTATTTGCCTTTGTTTTACTCAACCTTTTATTTGTAGTCGAGTTGCAATTTGAAGCATCGTTATCAAAAATGTCGCTCTTTTACACGAGAAGATTCTTGATCCATCCATTGCTTTTGTTCGTCCTAATCGCTGGTGGCTATTTTCTAAAAACCACGAAAACTCATTCTACAACGGGCTTAAGTGAGCCTGACGATACTTTGTAG
- a CDS encoding sulfatase-like hydrolase/transferase, which translates to MKQRLLEYLKNDRHIWWSVTVIPGVYCILYLYTNNFTLVNSWYQLMWCVLVFIALPVAEILVLDFIFKKWLPRWRPHLYWCYLLINFALILSFIVFGYWRYKGLALVIIASIISSFFIAKHYKKLVLLFALMCVVAAYQFVHFYVERVVYREDWVDTTVFENIKFKKHPNIYLIQPDGFVNKQAAQSSFYDLDLSAFYSRMEALGFEFNHEYRSNYPSTLTSNSALFTGQQHLFENGNMESELYGARDLIVGNNPVISTLKRNGYRTNLILQHSYLMLNFPEVAYDYVNVSESDLSVPLPDYWLDADYMQDFKNRMNAVDDRPQFFFLEILEPGHIPNNGIAADSEIYTADYKSQLLGVTEKLINLVNFIEEKDPNGIIIIAADHGGYVGFENSLEPYHTVVEDPDLKRSIYGSLFAIKAKNDFHRYGPHIRTSVTVFPVLFQYLAQQPPTDPELDNSSFMFIKNGSERGVYQYFDPNGLPITERLDP; encoded by the coding sequence ATGAAACAGCGCCTGCTGGAATATCTAAAAAACGACCGTCACATATGGTGGAGTGTGACCGTCATTCCTGGGGTTTATTGCATTCTCTACTTGTATACGAACAATTTCACGCTGGTGAATTCATGGTATCAGCTTATGTGGTGCGTGTTGGTATTTATCGCCTTGCCGGTCGCTGAAATTTTAGTGCTTGATTTCATTTTTAAAAAATGGCTGCCTCGATGGCGTCCACATTTATACTGGTGCTACCTTTTGATCAATTTTGCGCTCATCCTATCGTTTATCGTTTTTGGATACTGGCGTTACAAGGGTTTAGCACTGGTGATCATAGCCAGTATCATAAGTTCGTTTTTTATTGCCAAACATTATAAAAAACTAGTACTCTTATTTGCCTTGATGTGCGTTGTGGCGGCCTACCAGTTTGTTCATTTTTATGTAGAGCGCGTGGTCTATCGTGAGGATTGGGTCGATACTACTGTTTTTGAAAATATAAAATTCAAGAAGCATCCAAATATTTACTTGATTCAACCAGATGGTTTTGTAAATAAACAGGCGGCTCAATCTAGTTTCTACGATCTGGATCTAAGTGCCTTTTATAGCCGTATGGAAGCTTTGGGATTTGAATTTAATCATGAATATCGTAGTAATTATCCATCAACACTCACATCCAACTCGGCACTATTTACCGGCCAGCAACATCTTTTTGAGAATGGCAATATGGAGAGTGAGTTGTATGGAGCTAGAGATTTGATCGTAGGCAATAATCCAGTCATCTCAACTTTAAAACGTAATGGATACCGCACAAACCTGATCTTACAGCATTCCTATTTGATGCTCAACTTTCCTGAGGTTGCTTATGACTACGTCAACGTTTCAGAGAGTGATCTTTCTGTACCGTTACCAGATTATTGGCTGGATGCAGATTACATGCAAGATTTTAAAAACCGCATGAACGCAGTCGATGATAGACCGCAGTTTTTTTTTCTGGAGATTTTGGAACCTGGCCACATACCCAACAACGGTATCGCTGCAGATTCTGAAATATATACCGCAGATTATAAATCGCAACTGCTAGGTGTTACAGAAAAACTGATCAACCTTGTAAATTTCATTGAAGAAAAAGATCCAAATGGTATCATCATTATTGCGGCAGATCATGGTGGATACGTCGGTTTTGAGAATTCTTTAGAACCTTATCACACGGTAGTAGAAGATCCCGATTTGAAAAGGAGTATTTATGGCAGTCTTTTTGCGATTAAAGCCAAAAATGATTTTCATCGATATGGACCACACATCAGGACCTCCGTAACCGTATTTCCAGTCCTATTCCAGTATCTTGCGCAGCAACCACCAACAGATCCTGAATTAGACAATAGCAGCTTCATGTTTATTAAAAATGGCTCTGAACGTGGCGTTTATCAATATTTTGACCCTAATGGCTTACCGATTACAGAACGTCTTGACCCTTAA
- a CDS encoding nodulation protein NoeA — translation MKQLPASYRDPSGFVFMDSGVLKRQINPVFFEEYDAAVNSGIYEKLFEKGWLIQHQEESRDEEKIILVPDQIPFINYPYEWCFTQYKHAAQLTLRLQMFLLEHGFSLKDASAFNITFHKGKPVFIDTLSIERYKEMEPWRALQQFEQHFFGVLLLAETRGARYLKTVSHQINGVDLKETAKLLSWKTRFHPVIYPNIHLMAKNDSGHSSSSPAKSPEISKESQLKILKVLEMHIAGMSLAESTEWTAYYNQTNYDQASFQRKKELIQQWSNDLNVKTAIDLGGNDGTFARELSASIEQIIVSDIDQAAIDHCYQTELESSHNRILPLVIDLMQPSPAIGFGNEERESFTDRIIKLQPELSLALALIHHITLTGNVPFEMSATYFAQISEYLIIEFPDREDSWVQFILDSKRDARHLFEDYGLSAFAKAYSKHYHFDKQQIIEGTHRTLFLMRRK, via the coding sequence ATGAAGCAACTACCAGCTTCATACAGGGATCCGTCGGGCTTTGTATTCATGGATAGTGGTGTTCTCAAACGCCAGATCAATCCAGTATTTTTTGAAGAATACGATGCCGCGGTTAACTCTGGTATCTATGAAAAGTTGTTTGAAAAAGGATGGTTGATCCAGCATCAAGAAGAATCAAGAGATGAGGAAAAGATAATTCTCGTACCAGACCAGATTCCCTTTATCAATTATCCCTATGAGTGGTGTTTCACTCAATACAAACACGCAGCACAGCTCACCTTGCGTTTACAGATGTTTTTATTGGAACATGGCTTTTCTCTCAAAGATGCCAGTGCCTTCAACATCACCTTCCATAAAGGTAAGCCGGTTTTTATAGACACCTTGAGTATTGAGAGATACAAGGAAATGGAACCATGGCGCGCACTACAGCAGTTTGAACAACACTTTTTCGGAGTCTTGTTATTGGCAGAAACACGAGGTGCCCGATACCTCAAGACGGTATCGCATCAGATTAATGGGGTTGATTTGAAAGAAACCGCAAAGCTGCTGAGTTGGAAGACCCGATTTCACCCAGTAATCTATCCCAACATCCATTTGATGGCCAAAAACGACTCGGGTCACTCAAGTTCATCGCCAGCCAAATCGCCTGAAATCTCAAAAGAATCACAGCTCAAAATATTGAAAGTGCTGGAAATGCACATTGCAGGAATGTCACTGGCAGAGTCAACAGAATGGACAGCTTATTACAACCAGACCAACTACGACCAGGCGTCCTTTCAGAGAAAAAAAGAATTGATCCAGCAATGGAGTAACGATTTAAATGTAAAAACCGCCATCGATCTAGGTGGCAATGATGGGACGTTTGCACGAGAGCTTTCTGCATCTATAGAACAAATCATCGTTAGCGATATCGATCAGGCAGCCATCGATCACTGCTATCAAACCGAATTGGAATCTAGCCACAACAGAATATTGCCGCTTGTCATTGACTTGATGCAACCTTCACCAGCCATTGGTTTTGGCAACGAAGAAAGAGAGAGTTTTACAGATCGCATCATCAAGTTGCAGCCAGAATTGAGCCTGGCACTGGCGCTTATCCACCACATCACGCTTACCGGCAATGTTCCATTTGAGATGAGTGCCACATATTTTGCTCAGATTAGCGAGTATCTCATCATTGAGTTTCCAGATCGTGAGGACAGCTGGGTCCAGTTTATTCTCGATAGCAAACGTGATGCTCGTCACTTGTTTGAGGATTATGGATTGTCCGCTTTCGCGAAAGCGTACTCCAAACACTACCATTTTGATAAGCAACAAATAATCGAGGGAACACACAGGACTTTATTTTTAATGCGCCGCAAATGA
- a CDS encoding transmembrane-type terpene cyclase: MEFLSFLDRDTLYYIKSALVISGGLFWVIAYLQAIRIGFSSKTYCIPFVALFLNVGWELYNTIRGFMIVGSYFLNYVNAIWFILDLLIVYTFYTYGRKSSQRKPYFIWIVVGLFLAGLIINHIGAVVYTPKIGANYVGLGINIIMSILFITNFLKKKKKFTHDLIIAYSKLLGTFSLTLLLGVFGVTRLGGVDHAMLVLGIIVFTLDVYYVFLLRKSGYRFRESVNLKTINA, from the coding sequence ATGGAGTTTTTATCATTTTTAGATCGAGATACCCTTTATTACATTAAATCTGCCCTAGTAATTTCTGGCGGCTTATTTTGGGTTATTGCTTATCTTCAGGCTATACGAATAGGTTTTTCATCAAAGACCTATTGCATACCGTTTGTCGCCTTATTTCTTAACGTAGGCTGGGAATTGTACAACACCATACGTGGATTCATGATCGTAGGCTCTTATTTTCTTAATTATGTCAATGCGATCTGGTTTATACTGGATCTGTTGATTGTGTACACTTTCTATACCTATGGTCGCAAATCTTCCCAGAGAAAACCCTACTTCATATGGATTGTAGTAGGATTATTTCTAGCTGGACTCATCATCAATCACATAGGCGCTGTGGTTTACACGCCAAAAATTGGAGCCAACTACGTAGGTCTAGGTATAAACATCATTATGTCCATTCTGTTCATTACGAACTTCTTGAAAAAGAAAAAGAAATTCACTCACGATCTCATCATTGCCTACAGCAAACTTTTGGGAACCTTTAGCCTTACTCTTTTACTAGGCGTTTTTGGAGTGACCCGACTTGGAGGCGTGGATCACGCGATGCTTGTTTTAGGAATAATCGTCTTCACTTTAGACGTTTATTACGTCTTTCTGCTTAGAAAATCAGGATATCGCTTTCGCGAAAGCGTAAACCTCAAGACCATCAACGCATAA
- a CDS encoding zinc-dependent metalloprotease: MKSLKLVMILLMTTTLMVSCGSKKGSSKSGAEAAASKKSDKKGGMQPYAKVITKDAKSDPGLFTVHMVDDKYYYEIPDSLLDREMLMVTRIAKTAAGIGFGGGKANTQTLRWQRKNDNILLRVVSHSIVAADSLPVSIAVENSNFEPILYSFPIAAVKKDSVNNNAVIDVTKFFSEDVKSIGFPQSQRGRYKVSRLDDDRSYIDTLKSFPENIESRHVKTYLASDAPSNDDVQSITLEMSNSMILLPKEPMKRRYYDQRVGWFARGQQDYGLDAQETKTVRYLDRWRLEVKDEDMEAFKRGELVEPKKQIVYYIDPATPQQWRKYIKQGINDWQVAFEAAGFKEAIVAADAPTKEEDPDWSPEDVRYSTVRYLASPIPNANGPHVSDPRSGEILESDINWYHNVMTLLRNWFFVQTAAINEKAQATQFDEEVMGRLIRFVSSHEVGHTLGLPHNMGSSVAYAVEDLRDPEFTAKYSTAPSIMDYARFNYVAQPEDGDVALMPNIGPYDKYAIMWGYKPIPGKTAEEEKEILDEWIMEKAGDPMYRFGRQQFGVIDYTSQTEDLGDDSMKASLYGIKNLQRIVPNLIEWTGKEGENYDDLETMYGQVLGQYNRYLGHVAANIGGVKETYKAYGQEGAVYEHAPRDKQERAMEFLQEQVFETPEWLIDQEIFNKVESDGGIERLRGVQVRALNDVLDFGRMARLMENEEVNGREAYGLLEMMTDLRQGIFSELPRGRAIDRYRRNLQRAYVERMQYIMENEQDARGRFGGSSIDVAQSDIRPIVRAELETLLRDSRRAANSTGDRLSRIHLRDLAERIDLILNPV; encoded by the coding sequence ATGAAATCATTAAAATTAGTGATGATTCTCTTGATGACGACAACTTTAATGGTAAGTTGTGGATCAAAGAAAGGATCATCAAAATCGGGAGCTGAAGCAGCTGCCAGCAAAAAATCTGACAAAAAAGGTGGCATGCAACCTTATGCAAAGGTGATTACCAAGGATGCCAAAAGTGATCCTGGACTATTTACCGTCCACATGGTTGACGACAAATATTACTACGAGATTCCTGACAGCCTTTTGGACCGTGAAATGCTGATGGTCACTCGTATTGCTAAAACTGCTGCAGGTATTGGTTTTGGTGGTGGAAAAGCAAATACACAAACGCTTAGATGGCAACGCAAGAATGACAACATTCTTTTGAGAGTAGTCTCTCATTCCATTGTTGCAGCAGATTCTTTACCAGTAAGTATCGCTGTAGAGAATTCTAATTTTGAACCTATACTTTACTCATTCCCTATCGCGGCAGTAAAGAAAGACAGCGTTAACAATAATGCGGTAATTGATGTGACTAAATTCTTTAGTGAAGACGTGAAATCGATAGGTTTCCCACAATCGCAACGCGGTCGTTATAAAGTCTCTAGACTTGATGATGATCGTTCCTACATCGATACCTTAAAATCATTTCCTGAAAACATAGAGAGCCGTCACGTTAAGACCTATCTCGCTAGTGATGCACCATCTAATGATGATGTACAGTCCATTACCCTTGAGATGAGCAACTCGATGATCCTACTTCCTAAAGAGCCTATGAAGCGTCGTTACTACGACCAGCGTGTGGGTTGGTTTGCTAGAGGTCAACAAGATTATGGTCTTGACGCCCAAGAAACTAAAACGGTACGTTATTTAGATCGTTGGAGGCTTGAGGTAAAAGATGAAGACATGGAAGCTTTTAAAAGAGGTGAACTTGTAGAGCCTAAAAAACAGATTGTCTATTACATCGACCCAGCGACTCCACAACAATGGAGAAAATATATCAAACAAGGTATCAACGACTGGCAGGTAGCATTTGAAGCTGCTGGTTTTAAAGAAGCTATCGTTGCTGCAGATGCACCAACTAAAGAAGAAGATCCAGACTGGAGTCCAGAAGATGTACGTTATTCTACCGTTAGATATCTAGCATCTCCTATTCCTAATGCAAATGGACCACACGTATCTGACCCTAGAAGTGGTGAGATCTTGGAATCTGACATCAACTGGTATCACAACGTGATGACGTTGCTGCGCAACTGGTTCTTTGTTCAAACTGCTGCGATCAACGAGAAGGCACAAGCCACACAATTTGATGAAGAAGTTATGGGTCGTTTGATACGATTTGTGAGTTCTCACGAGGTAGGACACACGTTAGGCCTACCGCACAACATGGGAAGTTCTGTAGCATATGCAGTTGAAGATTTGAGAGATCCAGAATTCACGGCAAAATACAGCACGGCACCAAGTATCATGGACTATGCTCGATTTAATTATGTAGCGCAACCAGAAGATGGTGATGTAGCATTGATGCCTAACATAGGACCTTATGACAAGTATGCTATTATGTGGGGTTACAAACCTATTCCTGGTAAAACAGCAGAAGAGGAAAAAGAAATCCTCGATGAATGGATTATGGAGAAAGCAGGTGACCCAATGTACCGTTTCGGTCGTCAGCAGTTTGGAGTCATTGACTACACTAGCCAGACAGAAGATCTAGGTGATGACAGCATGAAAGCGAGTTTGTACGGTATCAAAAACTTGCAGCGTATCGTCCCTAACTTGATCGAATGGACAGGTAAGGAAGGTGAAAATTATGATGACCTTGAGACCATGTATGGACAAGTTTTAGGTCAGTACAATAGATATCTAGGACACGTAGCTGCAAATATTGGTGGTGTTAAGGAGACTTACAAAGCCTATGGCCAAGAAGGCGCTGTTTATGAGCATGCACCACGCGACAAACAAGAGCGTGCCATGGAATTTTTACAAGAGCAAGTTTTTGAAACTCCAGAATGGTTGATTGATCAGGAAATTTTCAACAAAGTTGAAAGTGATGGTGGTATTGAAAGACTGCGTGGCGTTCAAGTAAGAGCTCTTAACGATGTTCTTGATTTTGGACGTATGGCTCGCTTGATGGAAAACGAAGAAGTAAATGGTCGTGAGGCTTATGGTTTATTGGAAATGATGACAGATCTACGTCAAGGGATTTTCAGTGAGCTACCTCGTGGTAGAGCGATTGACCGTTACAGAAGAAACTTGCAACGTGCCTATGTAGAGCGCATGCAGTATATCATGGAGAATGAGCAGGATGCTCGTGGTCGTTTTGGCGGTTCTAGCATTGACGTTGCTCAAAGTGATATAAGACCTATCGTACGTGCAGAACTGGAAACTCTTTTGAGAGATTCCCGTAGAGCTGCAAACTCAACTGGAGATCGCCTTTCTAGAATTCACTTACGTGATCTAGCAGAGCGTATCGATCTTATACTTAATCCAGTGTAA